One stretch of Oncorhynchus clarkii lewisi isolate Uvic-CL-2024 chromosome 3, UVic_Ocla_1.0, whole genome shotgun sequence DNA includes these proteins:
- the LOC139397182 gene encoding activin receptor type-1C-like isoform X3 — translation MTHPRLNTVEAALIFISVAQLSTALKCVCQLCANNTCETGADGACWNSVMLINGKEEAVKSCLSPAEMRGQVFCYSSRNVSKRNCCFTDFCNNETLHLHPGYVERPSEEPGWGRLELAAVILVPSALLCVSILLGVCVVQGQRCANNRAHKNDVEEPLDDQSLMPPDKCIKDLIYDMSTSGSGSGLPLLVQRTIARTIVLQETIGKGRFGEVWRGRWRGEDVAVKIFSSRDERSWFREAEIYQTIMLRHESILGFIAADNKGKPAIAHRDIKSKNILVKKNGTAVIADLGLAVKHDSSTNTIDIPSNHRVGTKRYMAPELLDDTINMSSFESFKRADIYSLGLVFWELARRCSVRGLQEDFQLPYYDMVPSDPSVEDMRKIVCDQKLRPNIPNQWQSCEALRVIGKLMRECWYANAAARLTALRVKKTVSQVTVLKDIKD, via the exons ATGACTCATCCCAGGCTCAACACGGTTGAAGCGGCGTTGATATTTATATCCGTTGCACAGCTGAGCACAG CTCTGAAGTGTGTGTGCCAGCTATGTGCCAACAACACCTGTGAGACGGGTGCAGACGGGGCCTGCTGGAACTCTGTGATGCTGATCAACGGGAAGGAGGAGGCCGTCAAGTCCTGTCTGTCCCCGGCTGAGATGAGGGGACAGGTCTTCTGCTACAGCTCCCGGAACGTCTCCAAGAGGAACTGCTGCTTCACAGACTTCTGCAACAACGAGACCCTGCATCTGCATCCAG GCTATGTTGAGAGGCCTTCGGAGGAGCCCGGCTGGGGCAGGCTGGAGCTGGCTGCGGTCATCCTGGTTCCCTCTGCCCTGCTGTGTGTGAGCATCCTGCTGGGGGTGTGTGTGGTGCAGGGCCAGCGCTGTGCCAACAACAGGGCCCACAAGAATGACGTGGAGGAGCCCCTGGACGACCAGAGTCTCATGCCCCCCGACAAGTGTATTAAAGATCTCATCTATGACATGAGCACGTCCGGCTCAGGCTCCG GGCTGCCGCTGCTGGTACAGCGGACAATAGCTCGGACCATCGTGCTGCAGGAGACCATTGGGAAGGGCCGCTTCGGGGAGGTGTGGCGAGGGAGGTGGCGAGGGGAGGACGTGGCAGTGAAGATCTTCTCATCCCGAGACGAGAGGTCCTGGTTCAGAGAGGCAGAGATCTACCAGACCATCATGCTCCGACACGAGAGCATCCTGGGATTCATCGCAGCCGATAACAAAG GGAAACCTGCCATTGCCCACAGAGACATCAAGTCTAAGAATATCCTGGTGAAGAAGAATGGGACAGCCGTCATAGCAGACCTGGGATTGGCTGTGAAACACGACTCCAGCACCAACACCATCGACATACCGTCGAATCACAGAGTAGGAACAAAGAG GTACATGGCACCAGAACTGCTGGATGACACGATCAATATGAGCAGCTTTGAGTCATTCAAGCGGGCCGATATCTACTCCCTGGGCCTGGTGTTCTGGGAACTGGCACGGAGGTGTTCCGTCAGGG GACTTCAAGAAGATTTTCAGTTGCCTTACTATGACATGGTGCCTTCAGATCCCTCTGTGGAGGACATGAGAAAGATTGTCTGTGACCAGAAACTGAGACCTAACATTCCCAACCAGTGGCAGAGCTGCGAG GCACTGCGGGTGATAGGCAAGCTGATGCGAGAGTGCTGGTACGCCAATGCTGCAGCTCGCCTCACCGCACTGAGGGTCAAGAAGACCGTCTCTCAGGTGACTGTACTCAAGGACATCAAAGATTAG
- the LOC139397182 gene encoding activin receptor type-1C-like isoform X2 codes for MATLKCVCQLCANNTCETGADGACWNSVMLINGKEEAVKSCLSPAEMRGQVFCYSSRNVSKRNCCFTDFCNNETLHLHPGYVERPSEEPGWGRLELAAVILVPSALLCVSILLGVCVVQGQRCANNRAHKNDVEEPLDDQSLMPPDKCIKDLIYDMSTSGSGSGLPLLVQRTIARTIVLQETIGKGRFGEVWRGRWRGEDVAVKIFSSRDERSWFREAEIYQTIMLRHESILGFIAADNKDNGSWTQLWLVSEYHEHGSLFDYLNRYTVSVDGMIVLALSITSGLAHLHMEIIGTQGKPAIAHRDIKSKNILVKKNGTAVIADLGLAVKHDSSTNTIDIPSNHRVGTKRYMAPELLDDTINMSSFESFKRADIYSLGLVFWELARRCSVRGLQEDFQLPYYDMVPSDPSVEDMRKIVCDQKLRPNIPNQWQSCEALRVIGKLMRECWYANAAARLTALRVKKTVSQVTVLKDIKD; via the exons ATGGCAA CTCTGAAGTGTGTGTGCCAGCTATGTGCCAACAACACCTGTGAGACGGGTGCAGACGGGGCCTGCTGGAACTCTGTGATGCTGATCAACGGGAAGGAGGAGGCCGTCAAGTCCTGTCTGTCCCCGGCTGAGATGAGGGGACAGGTCTTCTGCTACAGCTCCCGGAACGTCTCCAAGAGGAACTGCTGCTTCACAGACTTCTGCAACAACGAGACCCTGCATCTGCATCCAG GCTATGTTGAGAGGCCTTCGGAGGAGCCCGGCTGGGGCAGGCTGGAGCTGGCTGCGGTCATCCTGGTTCCCTCTGCCCTGCTGTGTGTGAGCATCCTGCTGGGGGTGTGTGTGGTGCAGGGCCAGCGCTGTGCCAACAACAGGGCCCACAAGAATGACGTGGAGGAGCCCCTGGACGACCAGAGTCTCATGCCCCCCGACAAGTGTATTAAAGATCTCATCTATGACATGAGCACGTCCGGCTCAGGCTCCG GGCTGCCGCTGCTGGTACAGCGGACAATAGCTCGGACCATCGTGCTGCAGGAGACCATTGGGAAGGGCCGCTTCGGGGAGGTGTGGCGAGGGAGGTGGCGAGGGGAGGACGTGGCAGTGAAGATCTTCTCATCCCGAGACGAGAGGTCCTGGTTCAGAGAGGCAGAGATCTACCAGACCATCATGCTCCGACACGAGAGCATCCTGGGATTCATCGCAGCCGATAACAAAG ATAACGGCTCTTGGACCCAGCTGTGGCTGGTGTCAGAGTACCACGAGCACGGCTCTCTGTTCGACTACCTGAACAGGTACACAGTGTCTGTGGACGGCATGATCGTCCTGGCCTTGTCCATCACCAGCGGTCTGGCACACCTCCACATGGAGATCATTGGCACTCAGG GGAAACCTGCCATTGCCCACAGAGACATCAAGTCTAAGAATATCCTGGTGAAGAAGAATGGGACAGCCGTCATAGCAGACCTGGGATTGGCTGTGAAACACGACTCCAGCACCAACACCATCGACATACCGTCGAATCACAGAGTAGGAACAAAGAG GTACATGGCACCAGAACTGCTGGATGACACGATCAATATGAGCAGCTTTGAGTCATTCAAGCGGGCCGATATCTACTCCCTGGGCCTGGTGTTCTGGGAACTGGCACGGAGGTGTTCCGTCAGGG GACTTCAAGAAGATTTTCAGTTGCCTTACTATGACATGGTGCCTTCAGATCCCTCTGTGGAGGACATGAGAAAGATTGTCTGTGACCAGAAACTGAGACCTAACATTCCCAACCAGTGGCAGAGCTGCGAG GCACTGCGGGTGATAGGCAAGCTGATGCGAGAGTGCTGGTACGCCAATGCTGCAGCTCGCCTCACCGCACTGAGGGTCAAGAAGACCGTCTCTCAGGTGACTGTACTCAAGGACATCAAAGATTAG
- the LOC139397182 gene encoding activin receptor type-1C-like isoform X1 translates to MTHPRLNTVEAALIFISVAQLSTALKCVCQLCANNTCETGADGACWNSVMLINGKEEAVKSCLSPAEMRGQVFCYSSRNVSKRNCCFTDFCNNETLHLHPGYVERPSEEPGWGRLELAAVILVPSALLCVSILLGVCVVQGQRCANNRAHKNDVEEPLDDQSLMPPDKCIKDLIYDMSTSGSGSGLPLLVQRTIARTIVLQETIGKGRFGEVWRGRWRGEDVAVKIFSSRDERSWFREAEIYQTIMLRHESILGFIAADNKDNGSWTQLWLVSEYHEHGSLFDYLNRYTVSVDGMIVLALSITSGLAHLHMEIIGTQGKPAIAHRDIKSKNILVKKNGTAVIADLGLAVKHDSSTNTIDIPSNHRVGTKRYMAPELLDDTINMSSFESFKRADIYSLGLVFWELARRCSVRGLQEDFQLPYYDMVPSDPSVEDMRKIVCDQKLRPNIPNQWQSCEALRVIGKLMRECWYANAAARLTALRVKKTVSQVTVLKDIKD, encoded by the exons ATGACTCATCCCAGGCTCAACACGGTTGAAGCGGCGTTGATATTTATATCCGTTGCACAGCTGAGCACAG CTCTGAAGTGTGTGTGCCAGCTATGTGCCAACAACACCTGTGAGACGGGTGCAGACGGGGCCTGCTGGAACTCTGTGATGCTGATCAACGGGAAGGAGGAGGCCGTCAAGTCCTGTCTGTCCCCGGCTGAGATGAGGGGACAGGTCTTCTGCTACAGCTCCCGGAACGTCTCCAAGAGGAACTGCTGCTTCACAGACTTCTGCAACAACGAGACCCTGCATCTGCATCCAG GCTATGTTGAGAGGCCTTCGGAGGAGCCCGGCTGGGGCAGGCTGGAGCTGGCTGCGGTCATCCTGGTTCCCTCTGCCCTGCTGTGTGTGAGCATCCTGCTGGGGGTGTGTGTGGTGCAGGGCCAGCGCTGTGCCAACAACAGGGCCCACAAGAATGACGTGGAGGAGCCCCTGGACGACCAGAGTCTCATGCCCCCCGACAAGTGTATTAAAGATCTCATCTATGACATGAGCACGTCCGGCTCAGGCTCCG GGCTGCCGCTGCTGGTACAGCGGACAATAGCTCGGACCATCGTGCTGCAGGAGACCATTGGGAAGGGCCGCTTCGGGGAGGTGTGGCGAGGGAGGTGGCGAGGGGAGGACGTGGCAGTGAAGATCTTCTCATCCCGAGACGAGAGGTCCTGGTTCAGAGAGGCAGAGATCTACCAGACCATCATGCTCCGACACGAGAGCATCCTGGGATTCATCGCAGCCGATAACAAAG ATAACGGCTCTTGGACCCAGCTGTGGCTGGTGTCAGAGTACCACGAGCACGGCTCTCTGTTCGACTACCTGAACAGGTACACAGTGTCTGTGGACGGCATGATCGTCCTGGCCTTGTCCATCACCAGCGGTCTGGCACACCTCCACATGGAGATCATTGGCACTCAGG GGAAACCTGCCATTGCCCACAGAGACATCAAGTCTAAGAATATCCTGGTGAAGAAGAATGGGACAGCCGTCATAGCAGACCTGGGATTGGCTGTGAAACACGACTCCAGCACCAACACCATCGACATACCGTCGAATCACAGAGTAGGAACAAAGAG GTACATGGCACCAGAACTGCTGGATGACACGATCAATATGAGCAGCTTTGAGTCATTCAAGCGGGCCGATATCTACTCCCTGGGCCTGGTGTTCTGGGAACTGGCACGGAGGTGTTCCGTCAGGG GACTTCAAGAAGATTTTCAGTTGCCTTACTATGACATGGTGCCTTCAGATCCCTCTGTGGAGGACATGAGAAAGATTGTCTGTGACCAGAAACTGAGACCTAACATTCCCAACCAGTGGCAGAGCTGCGAG GCACTGCGGGTGATAGGCAAGCTGATGCGAGAGTGCTGGTACGCCAATGCTGCAGCTCGCCTCACCGCACTGAGGGTCAAGAAGACCGTCTCTCAGGTGACTGTACTCAAGGACATCAAAGATTAG